Genomic segment of Myxococcus stipitatus:
CGCGACATCGGCACCGTGGTGTTCCCGGATGCCGACGCCAAGTTCTTCCTGGAGGCGAGCCCCGAGGTGCGCGCCCGCCGCCGCTTCGAGGAGCTGTTCCAGAAGGGCGTGGAGAGCAGCCTGGACGACGTGCTCGCCGACCAGACGAAGCGCGACAAGGATGACTCCGCGCGCGCCGTGGCCCCGCTGAAGGCCGCGGAGGACGCCATCCACGTGGACTCCAGCGCGTTGCCGCTGTCGGAGGTCGTCCACGCGATGGAGTCGGAGATCCTCCGCCGGATGGCGGCGCGCGGCTAGAAGGCGACGCCTTCCTTCGACGGGGCGGGCACCACCAGCGAGAGCCGGGGCTGCTCGCCCCCCGGGCCGTAGAAGGCGCGGTAGAGGAACAGGTCCGCCACCACCTGCTTCACGTAGGCCCGCGTCTCCCGGAACGGGATGGACTCCACGAAGAGGTCCAGCGGGAGGGAGCCTCGGTCCGCGGCCCACTTCGCGACGGAGCTGGGGCCCGCGTTGTATGCGGCGGCGGCGAGCACCGGATGCGCGAAGCGCTCCATCAGCCGGGCCAGGTACCAGGCGCCGTAGCGGATGTTCCGCTCGGGCGAGAAGAGGTCCGCGGGCGCGGGCGCGGGCTCCGAGAGCTTCTGGGCAATCTCCGTGGCCGTCTTCGGGATGATCTGCATCAAGCCCCGTGCGTCGGCCGCGCTCATCACCTCCGGCTTGAAGGCGCTCTCACGCCGCATGATGGCCCACACCAGGAACGGGTCCACCTTCTGCGCCGCGGCCGCCTGCTCCACCGCGCTCGAGAAGGCACGCGGGTAGAAGGCCGCGAGTGCATCCGGCTCGCGTGAGCCGAAGGCCCGGCCCCACAGGTGTCTGGCCGCCACGGTGTGCGCGTGGCCGAACTCACCCAACCCGAGCAGCGCATGGGCGAAGGGCAGGGCCTGCTCCGCCGAGCGCAACCGCGCCACGTGCGACTCCACCTCGTCCGCCGCGTCGCGGAACAGTCCCGCGCGCGTCAGCTCCACCGCCAGCGCCAGCTCGGGAGGGCGAGGCAGCTCCATTGCGAGGGGAGGGCGAGGGAAGCTCGACGGTGCTGTCTGTCCCAGCTCGTGCAGTCGCTCCGAGGACAGGAGGGCGTAGAACGACGCGGGCGCCGTGGTGATGAGTCGCTCATATTCGGGAGCGACTTCCTCGGCCTTCGCACCCCCGAGCTCGCGGCTGCGCGCCATCCAATAGCGCGCCTGGGGCGCGAGGCTGCTGCGAGGGAAGATCGTCACCAGCGAGTCCAAGGACTCTCTCGCCTTCGCGTACTCCTCCAGCCTCAGGTGCGCGAGCGCGCGGAACCACAATCCCTCTTCACGCCGCCGGGAGCGGGCATAGCGCGTCCCGTGAGCCGCGAAGGCCTTGGCGGCCTCGGCGAAACGGCCCGCCTGCAGGTCGATCCACCCCGCGAAGAAGGCCCCTTCCTCTCCCGCGGGCTGCGTGGCGTACTTCTTGTCCAGCGCCGCCATCAGCACGCGGGCCTTGTCGTTCTCATCGGCGCGGAGGACGCGGCGCGCGACGAGGAGCTCCGCCTCGGCGGCGATGGCGACAGGCCCCTTCCTCGCGAGGGCGAGCGCCTTGTCCGCCTCCGACTCACGGCCGAGTCCGAAGAGTCCCTTCGCCCGCAGCAGGGCCACCTTCGCCGACTGCTCCTTCGAGAGCCTGGCTCCGCCCAGTGCCTCCAGCTCCTCCAGCGCCCGCTTCGCCGCGCCTCCCGAGAGGAAGCCCTCCGCGCGCTGGGTCCGCTCCGCGAAGCCCCAGCTCTTCCCTGGCCGGCCTTCCTCCATGAGCCACTTCACCGCGTCATCGGCGTAGGGGTGCGTGGGAAAGCGCAGCGCCACCGTCAGCAGGTCCGCCTGCTGGCCCGCGCCCTGGCCCGATTCTCCCCGTGCCAGTGCGCGCTGGTAGTACAGCTCCGGCGTGGGCATGGCCTTCACCGCGGCCTCCAGCACGACCGCCGCCTGCTTCATCTGGCCCGCTTTCAGGAGCGACTCCCCCAGCCGGGCCCGTGCGCGTGTGACGAGGCCCGGGGGCGCGCCAGGGGCCTCCACGACGCGCTCGAAGTCGAGGGCGGCTCCCGAGGCGTCCCCCGAATAGAAGCGCGCCTGGCCCAGGTAGAACGCACGGTAGGGCTCCAACAGGGCAGGGGCGGGGCCCGCCGCCAGCATGTCGCGCGCCTCGGCCGCGTGGCCGTCCGACAACGCCAGCGTGCCCGCCAGCAAGGCCAGCCGGCCCGCGTCGGGACACTTCTGCTCGACACAGGCGACCCACTCGCGCCGCGCCAGCGAGGTCGCCTCGGTGTGATGAAGACGAACCGCCTCCAGGGTTGTCGGGGATTGTCCCAGAGACACCCCTAGCGCCCACCCGGCGACCGTCCCCATCCAGCTCATGCGGTTCTTCCTTTCACGACGCGGCTTTGCGGGCAGCCAACGAGATGGATGCGGCAATCATTCCCCTCTCACAGAGGGGGGTGGTTTGACAGCCGGCCCGACAAGTCCTAAATCCGCGCGCCATCGGGCCGGTGCGTACTGTCTTCTACCCGTCGTCATTCGCTGAATGCGTTCAGGCGATTACGTGCTCTTGGGTCTTGCAAGCCGACCCATTGCGTCACCCGGGGTGCATCACTACTTTGCGCGGCCGTTGCACGCTACCCCGGTCCGCCACCATCCAGGTGGACCTGCCGTCCGGTAACACTGCTCGTTCACAGCGCTCGGGGGGGAAACAGCACAGAGGGAGGGCTCCATGAAGCCGTGTCCAGCCGATCTGCCGCAAACCATCAATCCCGAGGCCGGCCCGAAGCGCGCCGGCGTCGAGACGCATCGCAATCTGAATTGCCACCAGTACGACAACTGCCTGGATGAGGCGGTCCGGCGTGGGTGGCAGTCCTTCACGTGCATGAAGTGCCCGATGTACCAGGAAGCCGCTCCGCCGCAGATGGGGCTGGAAGCCTACGCGACCCAGCGCCGTCCCGTTTGAGCGGGCGTGCCTCACCGTGTGAGGGGAGGCCCCGTCGTGGAGAGGGGCGCCCCACACGGGCCCACGCCGTGTGTCAGTGGACCGCGGCGTAGATGACGGCGACCCAGTATTGCTTCACACCAAAGCGTTTCGAGTCACCCCGCACGATGCCCACGCCCACGCGGTTGTTGGTGGCGTCGCCGACGCTGCGGGACTCCGGGAGCGCGGTGGGGTCCGACACCACGAAGAAGTCCACCGACGCCGTGCCCGCGTCGGGAATCACCTGGAACACACGCTCGTGAACCGGTGCTTCGCCTGGCTGCGCCGAAGGCTCGTCCAGCTCCAGTGCGCGCTTCGCATGGGCCAGCGCCAGGGATTCCAATGCCTGGCTGCGCGCCAGCGGCGGTAGCTTCTTCGAGGCCCGCCACCGCGCCAGGGCGTCATACGCCTCCTGCTGCGGGTTCTCCGGGTCCGCGGATCCCGGGGCGGCGGCGCTGAAGACCTCGGTGACCAGGGCCTCGTTGCGGCTGCCCACCTTCCGGAAGGAGATGCCCAGCCCCATGTAGCGGAAGCCCGGATCCAGCAGGTTGCGACGGTGTCCCGGGCTGTGCTCGATGCCGAAGTGCGCTGCGAGCGGCCCCACGGCCTGCCCCAGGTTCTCCCCGGCGCGCACATAGCGAGAGCCCGCCGGGAGGCGGCCGGTGAGCGTGCTGCCATCCGGCGCGATGTGCGCGAAGAAGCCCTCCGTCGCCATCCGGCCGCTGTAGGCCTGCGCCACGCGCTCCAGCACCGGGTCTGGAATCAGCTCCGGCAGGCCATGGGCCCTGCGCAGCTTGTTGATGCGCTCCTGGAGGAGCAGGCGTGCCTCCTCCTCGGTCGTGGGCTCCACCCAGCTCTCGCGTTCACCCTTGCGGCGGACATCTCCCAATTGGACCAGGAGCAGCGCCACGACTTCGGGCCCGGCGTCCCCTCGCGCCACCACCTCCACGGTGTAGGTGCCGGGCGTGAGGAAATCCAGACGGGAGCAGAAGTCGGAGCCCTGGGTGCCTCGGCGCGAGAGCGGGACGATGCTCACCTCTCCGTTGGGGTGGGTGACGTAGAACTCGGGCCGTCCGAGGGGCGGGCTGAGCCGGCCACACAGCGTCTGGACCGCGCGCTCGCCGGGCATGACGCGGGGAAAGGGCTTCAGCTCCGCCTTGCGCTCCGACAGCAACAGCACCAGCGAGGCGCGGTTGTCCTGCAGCGCCACCCCGACGCCGAAGTGGGAGGCCCGGTCCGTGTTGATGTCGGCGCGGGCCCGCAGGGACTCCAGGATGTGGGCGTGGGCCCAGGCGCGGATGACCAGGGCCCGAGGCGCCGGGTCCGCGGCCCCGGCGTCGCTGATGGCCTCCGTGAGCGTGAACAGGTCCGGTGCTCCGGTGAACCCGCCGGTGAGGGCTTCCCAGGCCAGTCGTCGCGCGGCGGTGTCGAGCGAGGCGTCCTCGATGGGGGCTCGGCGTCCCACTCGCTCGAACTCCCGCACCACATGCTGGGTGGCCTGGTGCTCCATCAGCTCCACGGGCGTCGAGGGCACCTTGGGCGGTGGGGGACGCGCCGGCGCGCTCTGGGGCGACGGAGCGGGGCTCGGGCGCGCGGGGCCGGGCGCCGCGCCGAGCAGGGCGGCCAGCACGAGCACGGCAATCATCGAAGCTCCCAGTGGAAGGCAATCTCCTTCACCGTGTTGGGGCCCAGGCGCTCATTGAGCTGCTCGCGCAAGGACGGGGCCTCGCGCTCCAGCGTGCGCGCCCACTCGGAGCTCGTCACGATGACGACCAGGATGCCTCCCTCCAGCGAACGGGGGCGGGTGTGGCGCGCGATGTGTGGGCCCACCACCGTGGCCCACACGGGGGCCAGCGTGTGTGCACGCCCGGATTCACCTGCGAGACGGGCCAACACACGGGGAAGGAGACTCTCGAGAGACTTGGGCTCGCCACGGGCCATCGCGCGCGATGATGATTCGTGGCAACCTGAAAGCCAACCCTCCGTTGCGCGACGGGGGCGCGCGGGCGGCCGGGTCCGACGGTTTCCAGTGGAGACAGTCCTTCCGAGTCGTCGCGCGACGGGCGCCGTGCCTGTAAGGTCGAGGCCGTTTGCCCCCCGGAGTCGCACCGTCCATGAGTCCCTCGTCTCGTCCCCTCGTGCTCCCTGTCTTCGTGTGTGCCCTGGTGGGGACACTGGCGGGGTGTGCGCCCGGAGGAGAAGACCTGAGCATTCCGGGACCCAAGCCGACGCCCGTCACCTGCGCCGTGGATCAGGACTGCCCGGACCCCGCGCTCTTCTTCTGCAACACGGCGGTCTCGCTCTGCGAGCCCTCATGCCGGACGCGCCGGGACTGTGACGCCAGCCGGCGCGGAGAGGCCTTCGCGATTCCCGCCTGTGCCACCGCGCTGGGCTGTCAGTGCGACATGAACCGGTGCGAGGCGAACCTGTGCGCTTCCGACGCGGACTGCGTGGGAGGCAATGTCTGCCGCGACGGTGCCTGTGTGTCGCCCCCCGCCCCAGGGCTCGCGGCTTCGTGCCAGATAACGCCCGATGTCGTCGTGGGTCGGCCCGGTGAGACGGTGGTCTTCGATGTCTGGCTGAAGGATGCGTCGGGACGTCCCGTGGTGCCGACCGGTGGCGTGGTGTGGAGGGCCCTGACCGAGGGGGTGAAGCGCAAGGGGATGGAGCAGCGGAGCCGTGCCACCTTCTTGCTCGACAGTCCCGCGGAGGAACGGGCGCAGGTGGAGGTGCGCATCGGCGGGGCGGTCTGCACCGCGCGCGTCACCGTGCTGAGCCCCGAGGTCCCCGAGCGAGGCGTGCGGGTCTCGGTGGTCGATGAGCTGACCGGCCGCCCCTTGTCGAAGGTGACGCTGACGGTGTCGGGCTCGCGGGGCCAGTTGCTCGCGACCGGGGTGACGGGGACGGATGGCACCGCATGGGTGCCCGCTACGGGGAGCGTGGGGCTGTCGGCCTTCCATCCGGACCATGGCTACCTCACGCTGGCGCGCATCGATGCGGATGCGCTCCGCGACCTCCGCCTCGCGCTGCGGCGCAATCCGTTGGACACCTCGGGGGGCGTGCAGGTCGCCTTCGCCCAGGCGCTCGCGGCGAACCCGCGGACCGTCAACCTGCACCTGGGAATGACGGGGCTGTCGGTGCCAGGGCTCGTCTCGGAGCTCACGCCGGAGTCGCTGCTCGGCGCCGAGCGCACGGTGGACGTCGGCGCGGGCTCGGGTGACATGTCGCTCCCCGCCGGCTCGGTGGTGTGGCTCGAAGGGGCCACGGCGCCCAAGGCCTCCGCGCCGGGGGTCGCCGGGGTGTGTGATGCCTCGCTGGCCGGTGTGCTGGACGCCGAAGCGGAGATTCGCGCGGGAACCTGCGGCACCCGCGTCGCGTGGGGGTTGACGGGAACGTTGCCGCTTTCCGCCCTGCCTCTCAGCGCCGTCGAGCCGGGCATGGATCCGCTGCTGATGCTGGGGCGCCTGCTGCCCGTGTCGACGCGCTTCTATTCGTCCGCGATGCGGGATGCCTCGTTCCGCCTGGTGCCCACGCCGGGCCTCGCGGACGGCGCGCCGAGGCCCGACACGGTGACGTATCCCCAGCTCGTGTCCCTGGACTTCGAGGCCGTGCGGCTGGCCTTTCCCTTCGCCGTGCGCGTGCCCCAGCTGCCTCGCTACCGGGGCGCGTACCTGGACCGAGCGTTCGTGTTGGGCACCGTGGCCGCTCCAGGGCGAGGCCTCGTGCCGCTCGGTTTTGGCGCCGCCGCGAACGTGTCGCCCGCGGACCCCAACGCGGACACGGATGCGCGGCTGGGGCAGCCGGGCGTCGTGGCCGTGCGCATGGCCCCCGCGCACCATGGCCTGGAGGGCCAGCCGTATCGGCTCCTGGTGGGGGCCACGTCCCGTGCCGCGCGCGATGACGCCTCCGCGGGCACGCCGACCAGCTTCGTGGTGACGGACCTCACCGCGCCGACCTTCGACCCCTTGGGTGAGCGGCCCATCGTCCCCAGCACCCGGTTCCTCCCCATCCCCGAGGGGGCTCGCTACAACTTCGACGCGGAGGCCACCCAGGAGCTGAAGGGCCGCGAGCTTCGTGTCGTCGATGTGGGGGCGGCGACGCTCGTCCGGGTCGTCTTCACCAACCGCCTGGGACGTCGGTGGACGGTGCTGGCCTCGCCGTCGGAGGTCGAGGCCGGGGTTCTCGTCCCCACGCCGCCCGCGGGCTTCGAGGACCGGACGTACTTCGGCGACCACCTGGGCTCGCGCGCGCTCCTGAGGGTGGAGGCGCTTCAGGTCGTGGACCGCGACTTCGAGGACCTGGGGCCTTCCGAGCTGGTCTCGGCGGCGGGGCAGGGGTTGGAGAAGGTCGCGGACCTGACTCGCGCGGCCTCCTCGCTGGAGATGGGACGCCCGGAGGTGGCGTGGCTCTACCCGGAGCTGGAAGGGCAGCGGCTGAGCCGAGGCAGCGCCGTGCGTGTGCGCGTCACCGGCTTTCGTCCAGGAGTGGACGCGGCGGCCCAGGGGCGTGTCCGCGTCACCCTGAAGGGCGGGAAGGGGTGTGACGACATCGTGGTGAGCGATACGCCTGTCTCACTCGGCTCGGGCGAGGTCGAGCTCCGGCTGCCCTCGAACTGCTCGGGGACAGGAGTCTCACTCATCGCCGCGCTCGAGGACACACAGGGGGCACTGCTGCGCCCACCTGTCCTGGCCATCAGAGGCGTGGACATCCCTTAGTCGGATGAGCGAAGACGTCGCCGGTTGTGTATCAATGAACGGGCTTGGCTCGCTTTCGGGATTTGCTGGGTGGTAGCGTCCCGCAGGGGTTCGCTGGAGGAGCGGTGCAGAAGGAGACGACGGTCGTCACGGTCATCTCGAAGATCTCCGACCGGCCGGTCAACCTCGACGCGGCCCTGGTGGTGATCTACGGCTTGGACCTGGGTCGGAAGTTCGATTTGACGCGCGCGGAGACGTTGATTGGCCGCTCGTCGAAGTCGGACATCCAGATTGACCAGGAGTCGGTGAGCCGCAACCACGCGGCCATCACCAACACGCGAGAGGGCGTGCGGATTCGCGACGCGGGCTCCACCAACGGCACCTTCGTCAACGACGAGCTGGTGGAGGGCGAGCGGGAGCTGCGCAACGGCGACCTGGTGAAGATTGGCCGCACCATCTTCAAGTACATCGCCGGCGGCAACATCGAGGCCGCCTACCACGATGAAATCTACAGGCTGACCACGATGGACGGCCTGACGCAGATCTACAACCGCCGCTACTTCGACGAGCAGCTGGACCGCGAAATCTCGCGCAGCCGGCGCTACGAGCGCGTGTTGTCCCTGGTGCTGCTGGACATCGACCACTTCAAGAAGGTGAACGACAAGTTCGGCCACCTCGCGGGGGACTCGGTGCTCAAGCAGCTGGCGTCCACGGTGCGCACGCGCATCCGGCGCGAGGACGTCTTCGCCCGCTACGGCGGCGAGGAGTTCGCCATCCTGCTGCCCGAGGTGGCGCTGCCCGGCGCGAAGCAGCTCGCCGAGAAGGTGCGGCGGCTGGTGGAGAAGCAGCGCTTCGAGTTCGACCGCCAGGCCATCCCCGTCACCGTCTCGCTGGGCGTGGCCGTGCTGGAGCCGCGCCACCGCGAGCCCGGTGACCTGGTGCGCGCGGCGGACGAGAAGCTGTTCGAGGCGAAGACGGCGGGACGCAACCGCGTCATCTCCTGAACCCGTGAGCAGGGCGCGCCGGCCCGTCCTCAGCCGGCGAAGATGGAGCGCCGCTGCCGCAACTGCGTGTGCAGCATGGTCTGGATGGCCTCGCGGGTGCGCTCGGTGAGGCGTCCCACTTCGCCCAGGTCGTCCGCCGCCTCGGGAGGCAGGCCGTCCATGGAGATGGGCTCTCCGAAGCGGATGCTCCACTTGGCGGGCAGCGGCAGCGGCCCCAGTGGGGTGAGCGGAACGTAGGGAAACCCAAGGAAGCTCGCGGGGAGGCGGCCCAGCATGGGCGACGTCTCCTCCGCGCCGACGATGGCCACGGGGACGATGGGCGCTCCCGTGCGCAGCGCCAGCTTCACGAAGCCTCCGCGTCCGAAGCGCTTGAGGCGGTAGCGCTCCGCGAAGGGCTTGCTGAGGCCCTGGTAGCCCTCCGGGAAGACCACCAGGGGGCGCTGCTCGTCGAGGAGCCGCAGGGCGTTCTCCGGACACGCCCGCACCGCGCCCAGGCGGTTGAAGAGGGTGCCGAGCACGGGAGCATGGAAGATCTGATCCTCCACCAGCCAGCGCGACTCCCTGAGGTCCGGCCGCTCACGGGCCAGCGCCAGGGACATCACGAGGCCGTCGTAGGGCAGGGCCCCCGAGTGGTTCGCCACGAGGATGACCGCGCCCCCGGGGATGTGGTCCGCGCCCTGGGCACTGACGCGCCAGTACTGGCCATAGAGGAACTCCAGCACCGGCTCCAGGCGCTGCACCAGCGAGGGGTCCTTGCCGTACTCGTCCAGGTGCGCGCCTCCGCCCGTGCCCAGGCCCGCGCGCACCGCGTCCAGCATGCCGTTCACCGCGCCCCAGGCGCGCCCCAGCCCTTCGCTGGCCAGCGCCTGCCCGGCGATCTCCCGAGCCAGGGAGAACACGCCGCCTGCGCGCTCCGCGAGGGGGCGCTGCTCTCCGGACTCACGGAAGGACTCCGCGGAGGGCTCCGTGCCCGGGAGCGCGTCGGTGGGCTGCACGAGGGACAGCGGGCCTCGGCGGCCAGGGGGGAACTCGTCGCGCGTCGCGTCTGGCATTTCCACCTCCGGCTCCACAGAGTACCTGTCGGTCGAGTGCGGCTGGCTGGAGCGGGTCCACGCGTCGTCGGCCCCGCCCTGGGCGCTGTCGTACTCGTGCGTCTCCATCACGGCGCCGGCGATCATCAAGTCCTCGCGCAGCTCCAGGTCGAAGCGCTCCTCTTCGTCCAGCTCGTCCACGAGGGTGGCCGCGGCGCGCTCATCGAGTCGCTCCGAGGCCCCCGGGGGGCTGTCCTTGCGGTCCATCACCTCCGCGACGGCGAGCTCCGCGGCGCTCTCCGCGACCTGCGCGGCCACCGTGGCGGCGAGCTCCCGCTCCCGCTCCGGAAGCCGGGTCGCGGGGCTGTGCTCCAGGACCTCCTCCACGGCGGCCTCGGCGAGCTCGGTGGCCATCTCCGTGGCAAGCAGTCGGTCCACGGGCTCGTCGGTTCCCGCGCGGCGGTCCATCGCCTCGTCCACCGCGTGCTTCGCGGTGAGCTCCGCGACCTCGGCGGCGAGGGCCTCCGCGAGGGCGTGGTCCACATCCCGCTGTCGCGCCGTCCTGCCGGTGGCCTTCTCCGTCACGACGGGCTCTCGCGAAGGCGGCGGCACGCGCGGCGACTCCGGGGCCGCGGGCTCGCGAAGCGGCTCCACCTCGTTCTCGTCCACAGGCGGCGCGCTCGAGGCCTTGGCGGCGGTGGCGGGGCGCACCTTGCCGGGGCTCGCGGGAGGCGCGCCTCGAGCACTCTTCACGCCATCGCGCTGGGGCTCACGCGAGGGCTTCCCGGCCGCGGGTTTTCCACGAGGCGGCTTCTTCGCACTCCCGTTCGCGCCGCGCCCCGAGGCGGCGGACTTCGCGTTCCGGGACGGCTTCTGGGGAGCGGAGGCCGCGCGAGGGCTCGACGCTTTCTTCGCGTCGGGGGCCCCGCGCTCGGAGGGCGAGCGTTCCTTCTGCTGGGTGCCGGGCTTCGCGGTCGCACCCTCACGGGATGCGGCGCCCCGCTGGAAGGGATCGTTGCCGAGGACACCCTTGGCCATCTCTAGCTCCTCCTGAGCGCCGCGGCGGCGTCCCTGACGTGGTGGAAGGGGATGAACCCGAGGGCGGTCTCGGCGCGCTCACCATCCGCCACCCACGAGTAATGGATGTAGTCGAGGAGAGCCACGGGCAACGTATCCGCGCCCACCACATCCAGCGCGTGGAGTGCTCCACGGAACAATGGGCCGGGGAGGGGGAGCGGGCGGGCGCCCGCCTGGCGGATGAGTCCGGAGAGGGGCAGGACGCCTCGGCCCACGATGTTGAACTCGCCGGAGGCTCGCGCCCGCAGCGACACATGCAGGGCCCGCCCCGCATCCTCTTCGTGGAGCCCCTGCCACAAGGGGTCGAACCCCAGGAGGGTGGGGACCACGGACGTGCGCGTCAGCAGGCGCGTCACCGGATTCTCGATGGTGGGGCCCAGCACCGGCGCGAAGCGCAGCACGAGCACCTGCATCTCCGGGTGCCGCTCGCGGAAGGCACGGACCTGTCCTTCCACCTCCACCTTGTCGGTGATGAAGCGGCTGTGAGGACAGCCCTGCAGGGGCGACTCCTCGCGCAGCAGCGCCGGGTTGTTGCTCTTCGCGCCGTACACCGC
This window contains:
- a CDS encoding transglycosylase SLT domain-containing protein, translating into MSWMGTVAGWALGVSLGQSPTTLEAVRLHHTEATSLARREWVACVEQKCPDAGRLALLAGTLALSDGHAAEARDMLAAGPAPALLEPYRAFYLGQARFYSGDASGAALDFERVVEAPGAPPGLVTRARARLGESLLKAGQMKQAAVVLEAAVKAMPTPELYYQRALARGESGQGAGQQADLLTVALRFPTHPYADDAVKWLMEEGRPGKSWGFAERTQRAEGFLSGGAAKRALEELEALGGARLSKEQSAKVALLRAKGLFGLGRESEADKALALARKGPVAIAAEAELLVARRVLRADENDKARVLMAALDKKYATQPAGEEGAFFAGWIDLQAGRFAEAAKAFAAHGTRYARSRRREEGLWFRALAHLRLEEYAKARESLDSLVTIFPRSSLAPQARYWMARSRELGGAKAEEVAPEYERLITTAPASFYALLSSERLHELGQTAPSSFPRPPLAMELPRPPELALAVELTRAGLFRDAADEVESHVARLRSAEQALPFAHALLGLGEFGHAHTVAARHLWGRAFGSREPDALAAFYPRAFSSAVEQAAAAQKVDPFLVWAIMRRESAFKPEVMSAADARGLMQIIPKTATEIAQKLSEPAPAPADLFSPERNIRYGAWYLARLMERFAHPVLAAAAYNAGPSSVAKWAADRGSLPLDLFVESIPFRETRAYVKQVVADLFLYRAFYGPGGEQPRLSLVVPAPSKEGVAF
- a CDS encoding CAP domain-containing protein, which translates into the protein MIAVLVLAALLGAAPGPARPSPAPSPQSAPARPPPPKVPSTPVELMEHQATQHVVREFERVGRRAPIEDASLDTAARRLAWEALTGGFTGAPDLFTLTEAISDAGAADPAPRALVIRAWAHAHILESLRARADINTDRASHFGVGVALQDNRASLVLLLSERKAELKPFPRVMPGERAVQTLCGRLSPPLGRPEFYVTHPNGEVSIVPLSRRGTQGSDFCSRLDFLTPGTYTVEVVARGDAGPEVVALLLVQLGDVRRKGERESWVEPTTEEEARLLLQERINKLRRAHGLPELIPDPVLERVAQAYSGRMATEGFFAHIAPDGSTLTGRLPAGSRYVRAGENLGQAVGPLAAHFGIEHSPGHRRNLLDPGFRYMGLGISFRKVGSRNEALVTEVFSAAAPGSADPENPQQEAYDALARWRASKKLPPLARSQALESLALAHAKRALELDEPSAQPGEAPVHERVFQVIPDAGTASVDFFVVSDPTALPESRSVGDATNNRVGVGIVRGDSKRFGVKQYWVAVIYAAVH
- a CDS encoding DUF721 domain-containing protein, with protein sequence MARGEPKSLESLLPRVLARLAGESGRAHTLAPVWATVVGPHIARHTRPRSLEGGILVVIVTSSEWARTLEREAPSLREQLNERLGPNTVKEIAFHWELR
- a CDS encoding carboxypeptidase regulatory-like domain-containing protein → MSPSSRPLVLPVFVCALVGTLAGCAPGGEDLSIPGPKPTPVTCAVDQDCPDPALFFCNTAVSLCEPSCRTRRDCDASRRGEAFAIPACATALGCQCDMNRCEANLCASDADCVGGNVCRDGACVSPPAPGLAASCQITPDVVVGRPGETVVFDVWLKDASGRPVVPTGGVVWRALTEGVKRKGMEQRSRATFLLDSPAEERAQVEVRIGGAVCTARVTVLSPEVPERGVRVSVVDELTGRPLSKVTLTVSGSRGQLLATGVTGTDGTAWVPATGSVGLSAFHPDHGYLTLARIDADALRDLRLALRRNPLDTSGGVQVAFAQALAANPRTVNLHLGMTGLSVPGLVSELTPESLLGAERTVDVGAGSGDMSLPAGSVVWLEGATAPKASAPGVAGVCDASLAGVLDAEAEIRAGTCGTRVAWGLTGTLPLSALPLSAVEPGMDPLLMLGRLLPVSTRFYSSAMRDASFRLVPTPGLADGAPRPDTVTYPQLVSLDFEAVRLAFPFAVRVPQLPRYRGAYLDRAFVLGTVAAPGRGLVPLGFGAAANVSPADPNADTDARLGQPGVVAVRMAPAHHGLEGQPYRLLVGATSRAARDDASAGTPTSFVVTDLTAPTFDPLGERPIVPSTRFLPIPEGARYNFDAEATQELKGRELRVVDVGAATLVRVVFTNRLGRRWTVLASPSEVEAGVLVPTPPAGFEDRTYFGDHLGSRALLRVEALQVVDRDFEDLGPSELVSAAGQGLEKVADLTRAASSLEMGRPEVAWLYPELEGQRLSRGSAVRVRVTGFRPGVDAAAQGRVRVTLKGGKGCDDIVVSDTPVSLGSGEVELRLPSNCSGTGVSLIAALEDTQGALLRPPVLAIRGVDIP
- a CDS encoding GGDEF domain-containing protein — its product is MQKETTVVTVISKISDRPVNLDAALVVIYGLDLGRKFDLTRAETLIGRSSKSDIQIDQESVSRNHAAITNTREGVRIRDAGSTNGTFVNDELVEGERELRNGDLVKIGRTIFKYIAGGNIEAAYHDEIYRLTTMDGLTQIYNRRYFDEQLDREISRSRRYERVLSLVLLDIDHFKKVNDKFGHLAGDSVLKQLASTVRTRIRREDVFARYGGEEFAILLPEVALPGAKQLAEKVRRLVEKQRFEFDRQAIPVTVSLGVAVLEPRHREPGDLVRAADEKLFEAKTAGRNRVIS
- a CDS encoding lysophospholipid acyltransferase family protein; the protein is MAKGVLGNDPFQRGAASREGATAKPGTQQKERSPSERGAPDAKKASSPRAASAPQKPSRNAKSAASGRGANGSAKKPPRGKPAAGKPSREPQRDGVKSARGAPPASPGKVRPATAAKASSAPPVDENEVEPLREPAAPESPRVPPPSREPVVTEKATGRTARQRDVDHALAEALAAEVAELTAKHAVDEAMDRRAGTDEPVDRLLATEMATELAEAAVEEVLEHSPATRLPERERELAATVAAQVAESAAELAVAEVMDRKDSPPGASERLDERAAATLVDELDEEERFDLELREDLMIAGAVMETHEYDSAQGGADDAWTRSSQPHSTDRYSVEPEVEMPDATRDEFPPGRRGPLSLVQPTDALPGTEPSAESFRESGEQRPLAERAGGVFSLAREIAGQALASEGLGRAWGAVNGMLDAVRAGLGTGGGAHLDEYGKDPSLVQRLEPVLEFLYGQYWRVSAQGADHIPGGAVILVANHSGALPYDGLVMSLALARERPDLRESRWLVEDQIFHAPVLGTLFNRLGAVRACPENALRLLDEQRPLVVFPEGYQGLSKPFAERYRLKRFGRGGFVKLALRTGAPIVPVAIVGAEETSPMLGRLPASFLGFPYVPLTPLGPLPLPAKWSIRFGEPISMDGLPPEAADDLGEVGRLTERTREAIQTMLHTQLRQRRSIFAG
- a CDS encoding SDR family oxidoreductase, with the translated sequence MDVTRPGKGRLRVAVTGASGEYGKLLLPRLERDPDVESILVLDVVRPEGDKVEFHRVDLTRHDAESELTDALSERPVDALYHLAFLFGPIRNGSLAHELEVIGTMNVLTAAGRAHLPRLIVPSLTAVYGAKSNNPALLREESPLQGCPHSRFITDKVEVEGQVRAFRERHPEMQVLVLRFAPVLGPTIENPVTRLLTRTSVVPTLLGFDPLWQGLHEEDAGRALHVSLRARASGEFNIVGRGVLPLSGLIRQAGARPLPLPGPLFRGALHALDVVGADTLPVALLDYIHYSWVADGERAETALGFIPFHHVRDAAAALRRS